ACTGGTAAGGAGGTTAACTAATGAGTGAGGTTCAGGAACTGGGCGAGAAGGCGAAGGAAGCCGCCTTCAAGCTCGCCTCCATTTCCACAGAGGTAAAAAATGGGGCACTGCACGCAATGGCTGATGCTTTACTCAAAGAGAGCTCAAAAATTCTGGAAGCCAACCAAAAGGATATCGAGGTTGGGAAGGAGAAGAAAATCAGCTCCGCTTTGATGGATCGTCTTCTTTTGAATACATCCCGAATAGAGGAGATGGCTCAGGGCTTAAGAGATGTCGCCGCGCTAAAGGATCCTGTGGGAGAGATAGTTCGAGGCTGGCGCGTCCCCAATGGTCTTTTGATAACGCAAGTTAGGGTACCACTTGGTGTCGTGGCCATGATCTACGAAGCTCGTCCAAACGTCACCGTGGATGCCGCGGGTTTGTGCATTAAAACGGGCAATGCGGTCATCTTAAGGGGCGGTTCTCTGGCCATAAATTCCAATCTGGCTTTGACGAGGATCATATCCGACGCTTCCACCTCTGCGGGATTGCCCGAAAATTCCATCCAATCAGTATCCACAACCGCTCGGGAGGCGGCAACCGAGCTCATGAAGCTCAATGAATATGTGGATGTGTTGATTCCCAGGGGTGGAGCCTCCCTCATCCGGACGGTTATCGAGACGGCAACCGTTCCCGTGATCGAAACCGGCGTGGGAAATTGCCACATCTACGTGGATGCCGATGCCGATTTATCCATGGCCATGAAGATAGTAATAAATGCCAAGTGTCAGCGTCCAGGCGTTTGCAATGCTGCGGAAACCCTCTTGGTACACAAGGATGTAGCCGAAGAATTTCTACCTAAAATTGTCGACGAGCTGCGAGGTCGAGAAGTCATTATCTATGGCTGTCCTAAAACGCAGTCCCTGTGCCGAGACGTGGAAGCGGCAAGCGAGGAGGATTGGCACACCGAGTACCTCGATCTGAAGCTCGCGGTGAAGATCGTGGACTCCTTGGATGAAGCCATCGCCCACATCCAGAAATATGGCACCAAGCATTCTGAGGCCATCATCACCAGAAATTACGATGCCGCCAGGAGATTTACCGAGGAAATAGATGCCGCTGCCGTTTACGTCAATGCCTCCACCCGATTTACCGACGGCGGGCAATTCGGCATGGGTGCCGAGATCGGAATTAGCACTCAAAAGCTACACGCCAGGGGTCCCATGGCTTTAGAGGCCCTTACCTCCACAAAGTTCGTGGTCTACGGTACTGGTCAAGTACGACAATAATTGGTTCACAGTTTGCCTTCCTCCAGATTTAGCAGGAATTCCAAGAGCGTTTTCCCCGTGATCTCGATATTTTCCGATTTTATCCTGTCGAAGGTATCCTTTGGTGTGTGATAATATGGATCCTTCCCCCATTCCACTATTGCGGAAGGAATTCCCTTCTTCTCGAAGGGTTTATGATCGCTTAACCCTTTGCTTTTGTCCCACTCCAACCATATCTATTGAGATCATTCCCACAATTTGACCTCTTTCGG
This genomic stretch from Actinomycetota bacterium harbors:
- a CDS encoding glutamate-5-semialdehyde dehydrogenase; amino-acid sequence: MSEVQELGEKAKEAAFKLASISTEVKNGALHAMADALLKESSKILEANQKDIEVGKEKKISSALMDRLLLNTSRIEEMAQGLRDVAALKDPVGEIVRGWRVPNGLLITQVRVPLGVVAMIYEARPNVTVDAAGLCIKTGNAVILRGGSLAINSNLALTRIISDASTSAGLPENSIQSVSTTAREAATELMKLNEYVDVLIPRGGASLIRTVIETATVPVIETGVGNCHIYVDADADLSMAMKIVINAKCQRPGVCNAAETLLVHKDVAEEFLPKIVDELRGREVIIYGCPKTQSLCRDVEAASEEDWHTEYLDLKLAVKIVDSLDEAIAHIQKYGTKHSEAIITRNYDAARRFTEEIDAAAVYVNASTRFTDGGQFGMGAEIGISTQKLHARGPMALEALTSTKFVVYGTGQVRQ
- a CDS encoding M28 family peptidase, whose product is MEWDKSKGLSDHKPFEKKGIPSAIVEWGKDPYYHTPKDTFDRIKSENIEITGKTLLEFLLNLEEGKL